A region of Rhizorhabdus wittichii RW1 DNA encodes the following proteins:
- a CDS encoding protein of unknown function DUF853, NPT hydrolase putative (PFAM: protein of unknown function DUF853, NPT hydrolase putative): MIDEQGIFLGASPNPSGLLPQHLNLRRANRHGLIAGATGTGKTVTLQGIAENFSAAGVPVFLADVKGDLSGISMAGSPTAKNADKLVARAAEIGLQNYSWGDNPAIFWDLYGEQGHPIRTTISEMGPLLLARLMNLNEVQEGVLNIAFRYADEQSLLLLDLGDLQAMLAHCAEHADELSTKYGNVTKASVGSIQRQLLQLDSQGGAHFFGEPALDIHDFLGVDDQGRGYVNVLAADKLMQSPKLYATFLLWLLSELFENLPEVGDPDKPKLVFFFDEAHLLFEDAPKALTDKIEQVVRLIRSKGVGVYFVTQNPIDVPEDVAAQLGNRVQHALRAFTPRDQKAISAAADTFRINPDLDVAKAIIELKVGEALVSVLQDDGSPSIVQRTLIAPPRSRLGPVDAKERAVIQSISPVAGKYDTVIDRESAEELLAAKADAAVAAAQAAQAQAEADKTAAIQAKMEAKQREAALKEQARQDAIAAREAAKPSGLDRALQSATRAAASSVGRQVANELGRAVFGGSSRRSSGGIAGQLVRGILGGLFK; the protein is encoded by the coding sequence ATGATCGATGAGCAGGGCATCTTCCTCGGCGCGAGCCCGAACCCGTCGGGATTGCTGCCCCAGCATCTCAATCTCCGCCGCGCCAACCGCCACGGCCTGATCGCCGGCGCGACCGGCACCGGCAAGACCGTCACCCTGCAAGGCATCGCCGAGAATTTCTCGGCGGCCGGCGTTCCGGTGTTCCTGGCCGACGTGAAGGGTGATCTTTCGGGCATCTCGATGGCCGGGTCGCCGACCGCGAAGAATGCCGACAAGCTGGTCGCGCGCGCCGCCGAGATCGGCCTGCAGAACTATAGCTGGGGCGACAACCCGGCGATCTTCTGGGATCTCTATGGCGAGCAGGGCCACCCGATCCGCACCACCATATCGGAAATGGGGCCGCTGCTGCTCGCCCGGCTGATGAACCTCAACGAGGTCCAGGAAGGCGTGCTCAACATCGCCTTCCGCTATGCCGACGAGCAGAGCCTGTTGCTGCTCGACCTCGGCGACCTGCAGGCGATGCTCGCCCATTGCGCCGAGCATGCCGACGAGCTGTCGACCAAGTACGGCAACGTCACCAAGGCGAGCGTCGGGTCGATCCAGCGCCAGCTCCTCCAGCTCGACAGCCAGGGCGGCGCGCATTTCTTCGGCGAGCCGGCGCTCGACATCCACGACTTCCTCGGCGTCGACGACCAGGGGCGCGGCTATGTCAACGTGCTGGCGGCCGACAAGCTGATGCAGAGCCCGAAGCTCTACGCCACCTTCCTGCTGTGGCTGCTGAGCGAGCTGTTCGAGAATCTTCCCGAGGTCGGCGATCCCGACAAGCCCAAGCTGGTCTTCTTCTTCGACGAGGCGCACCTGCTGTTCGAGGATGCGCCCAAGGCGCTGACCGACAAGATCGAGCAGGTCGTTCGCCTGATCCGGTCGAAGGGCGTCGGCGTCTATTTCGTCACCCAGAACCCGATCGACGTGCCCGAGGACGTCGCCGCCCAGCTCGGCAACCGCGTCCAGCACGCGCTACGCGCCTTCACCCCGCGCGACCAGAAGGCGATCTCGGCCGCCGCCGACACCTTCCGGATCAACCCCGACCTCGACGTCGCCAAGGCGATCATCGAGCTGAAGGTGGGCGAGGCGCTCGTCTCGGTGCTGCAGGACGACGGCTCGCCGAGCATCGTCCAGCGCACCCTGATCGCGCCGCCGCGCTCGCGGCTGGGGCCGGTCGACGCGAAGGAGCGCGCCGTGATCCAGTCGATCTCTCCGGTCGCCGGCAAATATGACACGGTGATCGACCGCGAATCGGCCGAGGAACTGCTCGCCGCCAAGGCCGACGCCGCGGTCGCCGCCGCGCAGGCCGCCCAGGCGCAGGCCGAGGCCGACAAGACCGCCGCCATCCAGGCGAAGATGGAGGCGAAGCAGCGCGAGGCCGCGCTCAAGGAACAGGCGCGGCAGGATGCGATCGCGGCGCGCGAGGCGGCGAAGCCGAGCGGCCTCGACCGCGCGCTCCAGTCGGCGACCCGCGCGGCGGCTTCCTCGGTCGGACGCCAGGTCGCCAACGAGCTCGGCCGCGCCGTGTTCGGCGGCAGCAGCCGGCGCAGCTCGGGCGGGATCGCGGGCCAGCTGGTGCGCGGCATCCTCGGCGGCCTCTTCAAGTGA
- a CDS encoding Methyltransferase type 11 (PFAM: Methyltransferase type 11; Methyltransferase type 12), whose amino-acid sequence MLDSYAAIFARRADGYCRAMAHHPQARDAEFGAVVDPLDPAARTVIDMPAGGGWLRRYLRAGVHYVAVEPAELFFDLCPQDESADRVRAAVEAVPLPDAAADAIVSLAGLHHAPDLGAIFAEAYRLLRPGGQLVIADVAAGSREDQFLNRYVHAHNPMGHEGVFLDDGTAGLLRRAGFEVLAEEQAPTPWRLGSAEQAGAYCADLFGIEGQTPAQVAAALKDIVGATDGGDGFVLGWSLRRLICRKH is encoded by the coding sequence ATGCTGGACAGCTACGCGGCCATCTTCGCGCGCCGGGCGGACGGCTACTGCCGCGCGATGGCGCATCATCCGCAGGCCCGTGATGCCGAGTTCGGCGCGGTGGTCGATCCGCTCGATCCGGCCGCCCGGACCGTGATCGACATGCCGGCCGGCGGCGGCTGGCTGCGTCGCTACCTGCGCGCCGGGGTCCATTATGTCGCGGTCGAGCCTGCCGAGCTGTTCTTCGACCTCTGCCCGCAGGACGAAAGCGCCGATCGCGTGCGCGCGGCGGTCGAGGCGGTGCCGCTGCCCGATGCGGCGGCGGACGCGATCGTCTCGCTCGCGGGCCTCCATCACGCCCCCGATCTCGGGGCGATCTTCGCCGAGGCATATCGGCTGCTGCGGCCCGGCGGTCAGCTCGTCATCGCCGACGTCGCGGCCGGGAGCCGGGAGGACCAGTTCCTCAATCGCTATGTCCACGCCCATAACCCGATGGGGCATGAGGGCGTCTTCCTCGACGATGGAACCGCCGGCCTGCTGCGCCGCGCCGGCTTCGAGGTGCTGGCGGAGGAGCAGGCGCCCACGCCATGGCGGCTGGGCAGCGCCGAGCAGGCGGGCGCCTATTGCGCCGACCTGTTCGGGATCGAGGGGCAGACACCGGCCCAGGTGGCGGCGGCGCTGAAGGACATCGTCGGCGCGACCGACGGCGGGGACGGCTTCGTGCTCGGCTGGAGCCTGCGGCGGCTGATCTGCCGCAAGCACTGA
- a CDS encoding protein of unknown function DUF87 (PFAM: protein of unknown function DUF87) — MNDIVGGQAFGTALRLEAGAIGRVEAVAGGGADIRLDRGMIELLAGDEDAALAMAGEIGAMIRMTVAGRCVVAAIHELGSAGEMIAARIAFLGEGVADAAGRLTAFRRGVTRYPLPGTPVHAVSTADMGAIFSAGDMAHVEIGTVHPTASTRAALLVDAMLGKHFALLGSTGTGKSTATALILHRICRMAPAGHIVMIDPHGEYEAAFAEVGASYGVSNLAMPYWLMNFEEHCEVLLTTTGAERQTDADILAKCLLAARQKNRAAETVARITVDSPIPYVLSDLTTIIQTEMGKLDKASNSAPYLRLKQKIDEIRSDPRYHFMFSGMLVGDSMKSFVKRIFRLPGEGKPISVIDVSGVPSEITSVVVSVLARCVFDYAIWARGQAQHPVLLVCEEAHRYVPSDRTANTGPVRRILERIAKEGRKYGVSLGLVTQRPSDLAEGVLSQCGTIIAMRLNNERDQAFVRAAMPEGARGFLDTIPALRNREAIICGEGVPIPIRVAFDDLDEDLRPASNDPVFSELWRRSGDEDALVEHVIGRWRNQGR; from the coding sequence ATGAACGACATCGTCGGCGGACAGGCCTTCGGAACGGCCCTGCGACTGGAGGCCGGCGCGATCGGGCGGGTCGAGGCGGTCGCGGGCGGCGGGGCCGACATCCGCCTCGATCGCGGCATGATCGAGCTGCTGGCGGGCGACGAGGACGCCGCGCTCGCGATGGCGGGCGAGATCGGCGCGATGATCCGCATGACCGTCGCGGGCCGCTGCGTCGTCGCCGCGATCCACGAGCTGGGCAGCGCCGGGGAGATGATCGCCGCGCGCATCGCCTTCCTGGGCGAGGGCGTCGCCGACGCGGCCGGCCGGCTGACCGCCTTCCGCCGCGGCGTGACCCGCTATCCGCTGCCCGGCACGCCGGTCCACGCCGTCTCCACCGCCGACATGGGCGCGATCTTCAGCGCGGGCGACATGGCGCATGTCGAGATCGGCACGGTCCACCCGACCGCCTCGACCCGCGCCGCATTGCTGGTCGACGCGATGCTCGGCAAGCATTTCGCGCTGCTCGGCTCGACCGGCACCGGCAAGTCGACCGCGACCGCGCTGATCCTGCACCGCATCTGCCGGATGGCGCCGGCCGGCCATATCGTGATGATCGACCCGCACGGCGAATATGAGGCCGCCTTCGCCGAGGTCGGCGCCTCCTACGGCGTGTCGAACCTCGCCATGCCCTATTGGCTGATGAACTTCGAGGAGCATTGCGAGGTGCTGCTCACCACGACGGGGGCCGAGCGGCAGACCGACGCCGACATCCTCGCCAAATGCCTGCTCGCCGCGCGCCAGAAGAACCGCGCCGCCGAAACCGTTGCCCGCATCACCGTCGACAGCCCCATCCCCTATGTGCTGTCGGACCTGACGACGATCATCCAGACCGAGATGGGCAAGCTCGACAAGGCGTCGAACAGCGCGCCCTATCTCCGCCTCAAGCAGAAGATCGACGAGATACGGTCGGACCCGCGCTATCATTTCATGTTCTCGGGCATGCTGGTCGGCGACAGCATGAAGAGCTTCGTCAAGCGCATCTTCCGCCTGCCGGGCGAAGGCAAGCCGATCTCGGTGATCGACGTGTCGGGGGTGCCGTCGGAGATCACATCGGTCGTGGTGTCGGTGCTCGCGCGCTGCGTGTTCGACTATGCGATCTGGGCGCGCGGCCAGGCGCAGCATCCCGTCCTCCTCGTCTGCGAGGAGGCGCATCGCTACGTCCCGTCCGATCGCACCGCCAACACCGGCCCGGTCCGCCGCATCCTCGAACGGATCGCCAAGGAAGGCCGCAAATATGGCGTGTCGCTGGGCCTCGTCACCCAGCGGCCGTCGGACCTCGCCGAAGGCGTGCTGTCGCAATGCGGCACGATCATCGCGATGCGCCTGAACAACGAACGCGACCAGGCCTTCGTCCGGGCGGCGATGCCCGAAGGCGCGCGCGGCTTCCTCGACACCATCCCGGCGCTGCGCAACCGCGAGGCGATCATCTGCGGCGAAGGCGTGCCGATCCCGATCCGCGTCGCCTTCGACGACCTCGACGAGGACCTGCGCCCCGCGTCGAACGATCCGGTCTTCTCCGAACTATGGCGCCGCAGCGGCGACGAGGACGCCCTCGTCGAACATGTCATCGGCCGCTGGCGCAACCAGGGGCGGTAA
- a CDS encoding protein of unknown function DUF81 (PFAM: protein of unknown function DUF81): MDLYLPIAGLSVNMLVIIGLGGLVGVLSGMFGVGGGFLTTPLMIFYGIPPAVAVASSAPQITGASVSGVLAHGSRDGVDYHMGAVLVAGGAIGSLAGGFLFRLLQEAGQIDTVVTVMYVVMLGGIGAVMARDAIGAILAEWRGESPPGSGRRHHPLIAMLPFRWRFYRSGLYISPLAPFLLGFLTGVMTVLMGVGGGFILVPAMIYILGMSARVVVGTSLFQILFVTAATTMVHAMTTRAVDLVLTGLLLIGSVTGAQLGARLALKMKPEYLRLALAFIVLVVAIRMLLGLTWRPPEIFTVQAL, encoded by the coding sequence ATGGATCTGTACCTGCCCATCGCCGGCCTTTCGGTGAACATGCTGGTGATCATCGGCCTGGGCGGGCTGGTCGGCGTGCTGTCGGGGATGTTCGGCGTGGGCGGCGGCTTCCTGACGACGCCGCTGATGATCTTCTACGGCATCCCGCCAGCCGTCGCAGTCGCCTCCTCGGCGCCGCAGATCACCGGCGCCAGCGTCTCGGGCGTGCTCGCCCATGGCAGCCGCGACGGGGTCGACTATCATATGGGCGCGGTGCTGGTCGCGGGCGGCGCGATCGGGTCGCTCGCCGGCGGCTTCCTGTTCCGCCTGCTCCAGGAGGCCGGCCAGATCGATACGGTCGTGACGGTGATGTACGTGGTCATGCTCGGCGGCATCGGCGCGGTCATGGCGCGCGACGCGATCGGCGCGATCCTGGCCGAATGGCGCGGCGAATCGCCGCCCGGCAGCGGGCGGCGGCACCATCCGCTGATCGCGATGCTGCCGTTCCGCTGGCGCTTCTACCGGTCGGGCCTCTACATCTCCCCGCTCGCGCCCTTCCTGCTCGGCTTCCTGACCGGCGTGATGACGGTGCTGATGGGCGTCGGCGGCGGCTTCATCCTGGTGCCGGCGATGATCTACATCCTCGGCATGTCGGCGCGGGTCGTGGTCGGCACCTCGCTGTTCCAGATCCTGTTCGTCACCGCCGCGACGACGATGGTCCACGCGATGACGACCCGCGCGGTCGACCTGGTGCTGACCGGGCTGCTGCTGATCGGCAGCGTCACCGGCGCGCAGCTCGGCGCGCGGCTGGCGCTCAAGATGAAGCCCGAATATCTGCGGCTGGCGCTGGCCTTCATCGTGCTGGTGGTGGCGATCCGCATGCTGCTGGGCCTGACCTGGCGCCCGCCCGAGATCTTCACGGTGCAGGCGCTGTGA
- a CDS encoding ICC-like protein phosphoesterase-like protein, whose translation MVPFSFCSVDMCALPEGGLFHPGSASLLLADLHLEKASSYAARGQMLPPYDSIETLRRVAALAGRTGARALYCLGDSFHDRGGIARLGEEARGLLGELTARLRWTWIVGNHDRAFDDPLGGHVVAEAELAGLWLRHEADPADPRPEISGHYHPKYKVTLRGRRVSRPCFVAGRSKLILPSFGVLTGGMDAADPAILRAVGRDARALIPIREKLLGFPLAA comes from the coding sequence ATGGTTCCCTTTTCGTTCTGTTCCGTCGACATGTGCGCATTGCCGGAGGGCGGACTGTTCCACCCCGGCTCGGCCAGCCTGCTGCTCGCCGACCTGCATCTCGAAAAGGCGAGCAGCTACGCGGCGCGCGGCCAGATGCTGCCGCCCTATGATTCGATCGAGACGCTGCGCCGGGTCGCGGCGCTGGCCGGACGGACCGGGGCGCGGGCGCTCTACTGCCTCGGCGACAGCTTCCACGATCGCGGGGGCATCGCCCGGCTGGGGGAGGAGGCGCGCGGGCTGCTCGGCGAGCTGACCGCGCGGCTGCGCTGGACCTGGATCGTCGGCAACCATGACCGCGCCTTCGACGATCCGCTCGGCGGCCATGTCGTCGCGGAGGCCGAGCTGGCGGGACTGTGGCTGCGCCACGAAGCCGACCCGGCCGATCCCCGCCCGGAGATCTCCGGTCATTACCATCCCAAATACAAGGTCACGCTGCGCGGCCGCCGGGTGTCGCGCCCCTGTTTCGTCGCCGGGCGGAGCAAGCTGATCCTGCCGTCCTTCGGGGTGCTGACCGGGGGGATGGACGCCGCCGATCCAGCGATCCTGCGCGCGGTCGGCCGCGACGCCCGCGCGCTGATCCCGATCCGGGAGAAGTTGCTGGGCTTCCCGCTCGCGGCCTGA
- a CDS encoding diguanylate cyclase (TIGRFAM: diguanylate cyclase~PFAM: GGDEF domain containing protein), with product MRAMRYQLSPVTAQFRDAGTERAFRASILPKVQEDSWLTLIVAAAGMAMFSISDYGFLGLSPEFYLLLGIRATLIVTCLVLAFVLRSSDALLTRPWLLSVAPVMIATGSLSMIVLRPHTLTTQFIAVVIIVMAFYLFSPVLLWGMIGASLYLGIGFLAGAWYWGSLPWDTVRAYGLLLIMANVVGYVVARRLARLQRQQFEALSEERLSKQRLMEEVARREALETRLRIMADTDELTGLANRRCFLERARTAFGTARSRERPFSLCMIDVDNFKAINDGWGHDCGDAVLREVAAACLRTFREGDAVGRFGGEEFVAALPGADMADARRIAERLRETIAGLRLEAPLADLRVTVTIGLAEVEPLETSLAPALKRADAALYQGKRSGRNMVLDMDAGGSGPGEAGAQPTG from the coding sequence GTGCGAGCCATGCGTTACCAGCTTAGCCCCGTGACCGCGCAGTTCCGCGATGCGGGAACCGAACGGGCGTTCCGGGCCTCGATCCTGCCCAAGGTGCAGGAGGACAGCTGGCTGACGCTGATCGTCGCCGCGGCGGGCATGGCGATGTTCAGCATCTCCGATTACGGCTTCCTCGGCCTGTCGCCGGAATTCTACCTGCTGCTCGGAATCCGGGCGACGCTGATCGTGACCTGCCTGGTCCTCGCGTTCGTGCTGCGGTCGTCGGACGCGTTGCTGACGCGGCCCTGGCTGCTCAGCGTCGCGCCGGTGATGATCGCCACCGGATCGCTGTCGATGATCGTGCTGCGGCCGCATACCCTGACGACGCAGTTCATCGCCGTGGTGATCATCGTCATGGCCTTCTATCTCTTCTCGCCGGTCCTGCTGTGGGGGATGATCGGCGCGAGCCTCTATCTCGGGATCGGCTTCCTCGCCGGCGCCTGGTATTGGGGCAGCCTGCCGTGGGACACGGTGCGCGCCTATGGCCTGTTGCTGATCATGGCGAACGTCGTGGGCTATGTCGTCGCCCGGCGCCTCGCCCGCCTCCAGCGCCAGCAGTTCGAGGCGCTGAGCGAGGAGCGGCTGTCGAAGCAGCGCCTGATGGAGGAGGTCGCGCGCCGCGAGGCGCTGGAGACGCGGCTGCGGATCATGGCCGATACCGACGAGCTGACCGGCCTCGCCAATCGGCGCTGCTTCCTCGAACGGGCGCGGACGGCGTTCGGCACGGCGCGGAGCCGCGAGCGCCCGTTCAGCCTCTGCATGATCGACGTCGACAATTTCAAGGCGATCAACGACGGCTGGGGCCATGACTGCGGCGACGCGGTGCTGCGCGAGGTCGCCGCGGCCTGCCTGCGGACTTTCCGCGAGGGGGATGCGGTCGGCCGTTTCGGCGGGGAGGAGTTCGTCGCGGCGCTGCCCGGCGCCGACATGGCCGACGCCCGCCGGATCGCCGAACGGCTGCGCGAGACGATCGCGGGCCTGCGGCTCGAAGCGCCGCTCGCCGATCTGCGGGTGACCGTGACGATCGGCCTTGCCGAGGTGGAGCCGCTGGAAACCTCGCTCGCACCCGCCCTCAAGCGCGCCGACGCGGCCCTCTATCAGGGCAAGCGCAGCGGGCGGAA